A region of Vespula vulgaris chromosome 1, iyVesVulg1.1, whole genome shotgun sequence DNA encodes the following proteins:
- the LOC127067697 gene encoding protein dpy-30 homolog — protein MASGGENTTEERTEASTPAQPITNVVSEAAHKVIAMDKDPDLSSVPPKKSRVEVQSLPTRQYLDQTVVPILLQALSTLAKERPTDPISFLAGYLLKHKSQYDNGGSPPTSQ, from the exons ATGGCGTCCGGTGGTG aaaatacaACTGAAGAAAGAACCGAAGCGTCTACGCCAGCTCAACCCATCACCAATGTCGTGTCGGAAGCAGCGCAC AAAGTGATAGCGATGGACAAAGATCCTGACCTGTCAAGTGTACCTCCAAAGAAATCTCGCGTCGAGGTGCAATCGCTACCGACTAGACAGTATCTGGATCAAACGGTGGTTCCCATTTTGCTGCAGGCTTTATCTACTTTAGCCAAAGAAAGACCTACCGATCCTATTAGCTTTCTAGCAGGTTATTTATTGAAGCACAAAAGCCAATACGACAACGGTGGATCACCGCCAACTAGtcagtaa